The genome window aagagtgttttatttcttaaaaactTTTAAGTGAGTAATCTTCTAAGGAACTCGCAATTTATACGACAAACAAACCGAaagaaaaaccacaaaaatcaCTTTAGTTGGTCTCTGTTTACACCTTGATCAAAGCCGAGAGCCAAGTTCAAGAGCGacaacataaaatattcattaaatgaaTCAATCAATGGCAACACacaaaccaaaagaaaaaagttcattaaaatttGCGCAAAACTGCTAATTAAATCATGCTTTAAATACAGTTGTTAAAAAACCTGTAGACATCGTTTCAAAGACCTTTTCTTCATAGCTTTTTTTTGGGCAAGAGTTGATGATTGACCAAgtcgaatgtgtgtgtatgcaaacATGAAATTGCTTGGCAAGATCAACAATCAACAATGCGCCAAGGTGTTCACATTCAATGGGTGATTGAGACAGCATTTGACTGTCTCTCACTTCGATTGACAGCTTTTGCGCTGCGTAACTGGCAAATTGCTCAAACTGTGATCAACTGTCAACTGATCGTTGCGACTGATCGTTTGGGGCGTGAGAAAAGGCGTTTTCAAAACTCAATcgcgcaatcgcaatcgcgaTCGTGATTTGGTTTCTCAACTCGTTCTCACTCTGTTAAGCgttctaaaaaaaaacgttgtctaataatttattgtaaattaatttcattagcTAATGGCCACAGAACTTTCGCATCTTTAACGATCTGTCATCTGCCTTCCTTTCTCTCGCGCGTGGACACTTTAGACAAAGTGTCATTTaagcagacaacaaaaaaagatcTGTCGAGAACCTTTTTACGTTCCCAAAGCGAGCGCTGGTCAATAATtatgcaatatatatatagacagaTAGATAGTcaagcagacagacagtcggACAAAGCTACAACCAGTTTGCCATCTCTCGCTGTCGTCATATTCAAATCGCCATCAACTTTAACTTTGGGGCCCAAGATGAGCTCCCATCTCGTCTCAGTCGACAACGGAACGCGCAAACgcacgcaacgcaacgcaaacgCGTCGAGTGTGaatttttcatctttttttgaaattaatttacaatttaaattcgtCGACTAAGgactgcaaaatataaaaagctCGAACGTCGCGATCTTTGGTGTCAAAGCAACGCGAGATGTCGTCAACTCTGCTTCGAATCCCGCtgcttgtgctgctgctgcttcagcttcagctgagCTCGGGAAGAATCTTTGAGCGTTGTGAATTAGCTGGACTCCTGCAGCAACGCTATGGACTGCCGCCGTCTCAGGTGGCCACCTTGGTCTGCATTGCCCAGCACTCGAGTGACCTCAACACCGCAGCCTTTGGCGGTGGCAGCGGTCCAGGTGGCGGCTCCCACGGCATCTTCCAGATCAGCGATGTCTACTGGTGTTCGCCACCGGGTCAGGGTGCGGGTTGTGGATTGAACTGTGCTTCGTTGAGGGATGATGACATTGCCGATGATGTTTTGTGTGTGAGGAAGATCTTTGTCGAGCATCAACGCATCTCTGGCGATGGCTTCACAGCTTGGCAAGCTTACGGAGCTTATTGTCGCCAGGATGCGTCTTCGTATGTGAGTGGATGTGGCTTAGCGGGTGCTCCTCACAAAGCGTTGCAAGTGGCTGCCTCGTatcagcaaccacagcaagcaacaacagctgttggctatcatcatcaacagcttTATCAACCAGTTGCCCCGTCCTATCATCGACCTCAGGTTCAAGGAAAAATCTACAGTCGCTGTGAACTCGCTCAGGAACTTTACTATCAACACAAGCTGCCCATGCAACAGATTCCCACCTGGGTGTGCATTGCCCAGCACGAATCCTCTTACAACACGGCAGCAGTGGGTCGCCTCAATGCCGATGGCAGCGCTGATCACGGATTGTTTCAGATCAGCGATCTCTTCTGGTGCACACACGATCAGCGCGGAGGCAAAGGATGTCGCGCCTCTTGCGATCAGTTCCTCGACTCGAGCATTGCGGATGATGTGCAGTGCATTCGTCGCATTCACGAGGAGCACACGCAAATCTCTGGCGATGGTTTCACCGCGTGGACTGTTTACAATCGGGACTGTCGCAATCAGCACTACGAACAGGTTGCTGCCTGCTTTGCCAAGCCTCAGGTGGTCTCCCATCATCCGAATGCCATTGAACATTCGGGAGGTGGTAAAATTGGCAGCTATGCTTATCAGGCGGCAACCACGCCCAATCCTTACTACCGCCCCAGCACGAAGGTTGTCTCATATCAGGCCACCTCCAGCTATCAGGGCAATCCCTTTTTACGTCCTCGTCTGCCTCAGTCTTCGTCGGT of Drosophila nasuta strain 15112-1781.00 chromosome 3, ASM2355853v1, whole genome shotgun sequence contains these proteins:
- the LOC132791534 gene encoding uncharacterized protein LOC132791534; protein product: MSSTLLRIPLLVLLLLQLQLSSGRIFERCELAGLLQQRYGLPPSQVATLVCIAQHSSDLNTAAFGGGSGPGGGSHGIFQISDVYWCSPPGQGAGCGLNCASLRDDDIADDVLCVRKIFVEHQRISGDGFTAWQAYGAYCRQDASSYVSGCGLAGAPHKALQVAASYQQPQQATTAVGYHHQQLYQPVAPSYHRPQVQGKIYSRCELAQELYYQHKLPMQQIPTWVCIAQHESSYNTAAVGRLNADGSADHGLFQISDLFWCTHDQRGGKGCRASCDQFLDSSIADDVQCIRRIHEEHTQISGDGFTAWTVYNRDCRNQHYEQVAACFAKPQVVSHHPNAIEHSGGGKIGSYAYQAATTPNPYYRPSTKVVSYQATSSYQGNPFLRPRLPQSSSVQSHPNAIGFAQKPHQVTAANPLLNYKQQQQHTTPKQQYYQQQLHYQQQQLHYQQQQQHYHTTLKRAGFSHLGVHRRA